ATCATAAGTTAATCTCCTTTATTATATCTGTCGGTAAAAGCGCTTTTATTTTGCACACTTTCTTTGACTTTGCCTTTTTAACGATTTCGTCATCGCAGGTACAAAAGAAATCGGCATTGCCTGCTTCCGCAGAAGCCAAATGCAAAGCGTCAACTCCTCTGAATCCCAATCCTTCCAATTCAACCGCACGTTTTCTGATTTCTTCTGTAAGAGGTACATCCACTCCGGCTTTTTTAAGGACATCTTCAGCATATTCCCGTCTGATAATGTTCTGACAGTTTCTGATTTCATATCTCAGAATATCCGAAGTAATCAAATCAGCGCAATTCCCCTTACAAAAATCTATCAGCCCGAGTATTGAGTCAGCTTCAAGT
The sequence above is drawn from the bacterium genome and encodes:
- a CDS encoding PIN domain-containing protein gives rise to the protein MRIILEADSILGLIDFCKGNCADLITSDILRYEIRNCQNIIRREYAEDVLKKAGVDVPLTEEIRKRAVELEGLGFRGVDALHLASAEAGNADFFCTCDDEIVKKAKSKKVCKIKALLPTDIIKEINL